A window from Neodiprion fabricii isolate iyNeoFabr1 chromosome 2, iyNeoFabr1.1, whole genome shotgun sequence encodes these proteins:
- the LOC124176549 gene encoding COP9 signalosome complex subunit 7b isoform X4, translating into MLASHAGTTEYMLTRVVFAQCFRLYCQLTAVGLVVVFQMTNENPSKGLAMTGASVTEKTSTNNPLEQFVLLAKTAKGAAAVELIKQAVEAPGVNVFGELLDMPNIKELENGPYAEYWNTLNLFAYGTYKQYLANKDKLFHLTPVQKKKLQHLTIVTLATKSKCIPYSVLLEELDLKNVRDLEDLIIEAVYADIIHGKLDQKNSQLEVDYAGLGRDVRPGDTGAVAEILTAWGEACDTVLNCIEQQVLRANSEKQKATQHQEKLKQEIQAVRKSITAHTVRGVVQEADVAGGGIESGSGGSETSREAVPVPPDTKKKQQKPKVL; encoded by the exons ATGTTAGCTAGCCATGCCGGAACTACAGAATACATGCTGACACGAGTTGTTTTCGCCCAGTGTTTTCGCCTTTATTGCCAGTTAACGGCTGTGGGCTTAGTGGTTGTGTTTCAAATGACAAATGAAAATCCGTCAAAGGG aTTAGCGATGACGGGTGCGAGTGTAACTGAAAAAACATCCACCAACAACCCCTTGGAGCAGTTTGTCCTTCTGGCTAAAACTGCTAAAGGCGCGGCAGCGGTGGAGCTGATAAAGCAGGCCGTTGAAGCACCTGGAGTAAATGTTTTCGGGGAGCTGCTGGATATGCCGAACATAAAAGAATTGGAGAACGGACCGTACGCCGAGTATTGGAACACATTGAACCTCTTCGCCTATGGCACGTACAAGCAGTACTTGGCGAACAAAGATAAACTGTTCCACCTCACACCCGTTCAGAAAAAGAAGCTCCAGCATTTGACGATAGTCACGCTAGCCACGAAATCAAAGTGCATACCTTACTCCGTTCTGCTAGAAGAGCTTGACTTGAAGAATGTCAGAGACCTGGAGGATCTGATAATCGAGGCTGTTTACGCCGATATTATCCATGGTAAATTGGACCAGAAGAATTCACAGCTAGAAGTTGACTATGCTGGATTAGGTCGGGATGTCAGACCCGGTGATACCGGCGCCGTTGCAGAAATCTTGACTGCCTGGGGTGAGGCCTGCGACACGGTACTGAACTGCATTGAGCAGCAGGTGCTTAGGGCCAacagtgaaaaacaaaaggcaACACAACACCAAGAAAAACTTAAGCAGGAG ATCCAAGCCGTAAGAAAATCAATCACAGCTCATACAGTACGCGGGGTTGTCCAGGAGGCAGATGTCGCTGGTGGCGGGATCGAATCTGGATCGGGAGGAAGCGAAACGAGCCGAGAAGCCGTGCCTGTTCCACCAGATActaaaaagaaacaacaaaaaccAAAAG TTTTATAG
- the LOC124176549 gene encoding COP9 signalosome complex subunit 7b isoform X2 — MLASHAGTTEYMLTRVVFAQCFRLYCQLTAVGLVVVFQMTNENPSKGLAMTGASVTEKTSTNNPLEQFVLLAKTAKGAAAVELIKQAVEAPGVNVFGELLDMPNIKELENGPYAEYWNTLNLFAYGTYKQYLANKDKLFHLTPVQKKKLQHLTIVTLATKSKCIPYSVLLEELDLKNVRDLEDLIIEAVYADIIHGKLDQKNSQLEVDYAGLGRDVRPGDTGAVAEILTAWGEACDTVLNCIEQQVLRANSEKQKATQHQEKLKQEIQAVRKSITAHTVRGVVQEADVAGGGIESGSGGSETSREAVPVPPDTKKKQQKPKGIRGSVL, encoded by the exons ATGTTAGCTAGCCATGCCGGAACTACAGAATACATGCTGACACGAGTTGTTTTCGCCCAGTGTTTTCGCCTTTATTGCCAGTTAACGGCTGTGGGCTTAGTGGTTGTGTTTCAAATGACAAATGAAAATCCGTCAAAGGG aTTAGCGATGACGGGTGCGAGTGTAACTGAAAAAACATCCACCAACAACCCCTTGGAGCAGTTTGTCCTTCTGGCTAAAACTGCTAAAGGCGCGGCAGCGGTGGAGCTGATAAAGCAGGCCGTTGAAGCACCTGGAGTAAATGTTTTCGGGGAGCTGCTGGATATGCCGAACATAAAAGAATTGGAGAACGGACCGTACGCCGAGTATTGGAACACATTGAACCTCTTCGCCTATGGCACGTACAAGCAGTACTTGGCGAACAAAGATAAACTGTTCCACCTCACACCCGTTCAGAAAAAGAAGCTCCAGCATTTGACGATAGTCACGCTAGCCACGAAATCAAAGTGCATACCTTACTCCGTTCTGCTAGAAGAGCTTGACTTGAAGAATGTCAGAGACCTGGAGGATCTGATAATCGAGGCTGTTTACGCCGATATTATCCATGGTAAATTGGACCAGAAGAATTCACAGCTAGAAGTTGACTATGCTGGATTAGGTCGGGATGTCAGACCCGGTGATACCGGCGCCGTTGCAGAAATCTTGACTGCCTGGGGTGAGGCCTGCGACACGGTACTGAACTGCATTGAGCAGCAGGTGCTTAGGGCCAacagtgaaaaacaaaaggcaACACAACACCAAGAAAAACTTAAGCAGGAG ATCCAAGCCGTAAGAAAATCAATCACAGCTCATACAGTACGCGGGGTTGTCCAGGAGGCAGATGTCGCTGGTGGCGGGATCGAATCTGGATCGGGAGGAAGCGAAACGAGCCGAGAAGCCGTGCCTGTTCCACCAGATActaaaaagaaacaacaaaaaccAAAAGGTATTCGAGGCAGTG TTTTATAG
- the LOC124176549 gene encoding COP9 signalosome complex subunit 7b isoform X6, with the protein MTGASVTEKTSTNNPLEQFVLLAKTAKGAAAVELIKQAVEAPGVNVFGELLDMPNIKELENGPYAEYWNTLNLFAYGTYKQYLANKDKLFHLTPVQKKKLQHLTIVTLATKSKCIPYSVLLEELDLKNVRDLEDLIIEAVYADIIHGKLDQKNSQLEVDYAGLGRDVRPGDTGAVAEILTAWGEACDTVLNCIEQQVLRANSEKQKATQHQEKLKQEIQAVRKSITAHTVRGVVQEADVAGGGIESGSGGSETSREAVPVPPDTKKKQQKPKGIRGSGKFWKT; encoded by the exons ATGACGGGTGCGAGTGTAACTGAAAAAACATCCACCAACAACCCCTTGGAGCAGTTTGTCCTTCTGGCTAAAACTGCTAAAGGCGCGGCAGCGGTGGAGCTGATAAAGCAGGCCGTTGAAGCACCTGGAGTAAATGTTTTCGGGGAGCTGCTGGATATGCCGAACATAAAAGAATTGGAGAACGGACCGTACGCCGAGTATTGGAACACATTGAACCTCTTCGCCTATGGCACGTACAAGCAGTACTTGGCGAACAAAGATAAACTGTTCCACCTCACACCCGTTCAGAAAAAGAAGCTCCAGCATTTGACGATAGTCACGCTAGCCACGAAATCAAAGTGCATACCTTACTCCGTTCTGCTAGAAGAGCTTGACTTGAAGAATGTCAGAGACCTGGAGGATCTGATAATCGAGGCTGTTTACGCCGATATTATCCATGGTAAATTGGACCAGAAGAATTCACAGCTAGAAGTTGACTATGCTGGATTAGGTCGGGATGTCAGACCCGGTGATACCGGCGCCGTTGCAGAAATCTTGACTGCCTGGGGTGAGGCCTGCGACACGGTACTGAACTGCATTGAGCAGCAGGTGCTTAGGGCCAacagtgaaaaacaaaaggcaACACAACACCAAGAAAAACTTAAGCAGGAG ATCCAAGCCGTAAGAAAATCAATCACAGCTCATACAGTACGCGGGGTTGTCCAGGAGGCAGATGTCGCTGGTGGCGGGATCGAATCTGGATCGGGAGGAAGCGAAACGAGCCGAGAAGCCGTGCCTGTTCCACCAGATActaaaaagaaacaacaaaaaccAAAAGGTATTCGAGGCAGTGGTAAGTTCTGGAAGACTTAA
- the LOC124176549 gene encoding COP9 signalosome complex subunit 7b isoform X1, whose protein sequence is MLASHAGTTEYMLTRVVFAQCFRLYCQLTAVGLVVVFQMTNENPSKGLAMTGASVTEKTSTNNPLEQFVLLAKTAKGAAAVELIKQAVEAPGVNVFGELLDMPNIKELENGPYAEYWNTLNLFAYGTYKQYLANKDKLFHLTPVQKKKLQHLTIVTLATKSKCIPYSVLLEELDLKNVRDLEDLIIEAVYADIIHGKLDQKNSQLEVDYAGLGRDVRPGDTGAVAEILTAWGEACDTVLNCIEQQVLRANSEKQKATQHQEKLKQEIQAVRKSITAHTVRGVVQEADVAGGGIESGSGGSETSREAVPVPPDTKKKQQKPKGIRGSGKFWKT, encoded by the exons ATGTTAGCTAGCCATGCCGGAACTACAGAATACATGCTGACACGAGTTGTTTTCGCCCAGTGTTTTCGCCTTTATTGCCAGTTAACGGCTGTGGGCTTAGTGGTTGTGTTTCAAATGACAAATGAAAATCCGTCAAAGGG aTTAGCGATGACGGGTGCGAGTGTAACTGAAAAAACATCCACCAACAACCCCTTGGAGCAGTTTGTCCTTCTGGCTAAAACTGCTAAAGGCGCGGCAGCGGTGGAGCTGATAAAGCAGGCCGTTGAAGCACCTGGAGTAAATGTTTTCGGGGAGCTGCTGGATATGCCGAACATAAAAGAATTGGAGAACGGACCGTACGCCGAGTATTGGAACACATTGAACCTCTTCGCCTATGGCACGTACAAGCAGTACTTGGCGAACAAAGATAAACTGTTCCACCTCACACCCGTTCAGAAAAAGAAGCTCCAGCATTTGACGATAGTCACGCTAGCCACGAAATCAAAGTGCATACCTTACTCCGTTCTGCTAGAAGAGCTTGACTTGAAGAATGTCAGAGACCTGGAGGATCTGATAATCGAGGCTGTTTACGCCGATATTATCCATGGTAAATTGGACCAGAAGAATTCACAGCTAGAAGTTGACTATGCTGGATTAGGTCGGGATGTCAGACCCGGTGATACCGGCGCCGTTGCAGAAATCTTGACTGCCTGGGGTGAGGCCTGCGACACGGTACTGAACTGCATTGAGCAGCAGGTGCTTAGGGCCAacagtgaaaaacaaaaggcaACACAACACCAAGAAAAACTTAAGCAGGAG ATCCAAGCCGTAAGAAAATCAATCACAGCTCATACAGTACGCGGGGTTGTCCAGGAGGCAGATGTCGCTGGTGGCGGGATCGAATCTGGATCGGGAGGAAGCGAAACGAGCCGAGAAGCCGTGCCTGTTCCACCAGATActaaaaagaaacaacaaaaaccAAAAGGTATTCGAGGCAGTGGTAAGTTCTGGAAGACTTAA
- the LOC124176549 gene encoding COP9 signalosome complex subunit 7b isoform X3, which translates to MLASHAGTTEYMLTRVVFAQCFRLYCQLTAVGLVVVFQMTNENPSKGLAMTGASVTEKTSTNNPLEQFVLLAKTAKGAAAVELIKQAVEAPGVNVFGELLDMPNIKELENGPYAEYWNTLNLFAYGTYKQYLANKDKLFHLTPVQKKKLQHLTIVTLATKSKCIPYSVLLEELDLKNVRDLEDLIIEAVYADIIHGKLDQKNSQLEVDYAGLGRDVRPGDTGAVAEILTAWGEACDTVLNCIEQQVLRANSEKQKATQHQEKLKQEIQAVRKSITAHTVRGVVQEADVAGGGIESGSGGSETSREAVPVPPDTKKKQQKPKGIRGSGH; encoded by the exons ATGTTAGCTAGCCATGCCGGAACTACAGAATACATGCTGACACGAGTTGTTTTCGCCCAGTGTTTTCGCCTTTATTGCCAGTTAACGGCTGTGGGCTTAGTGGTTGTGTTTCAAATGACAAATGAAAATCCGTCAAAGGG aTTAGCGATGACGGGTGCGAGTGTAACTGAAAAAACATCCACCAACAACCCCTTGGAGCAGTTTGTCCTTCTGGCTAAAACTGCTAAAGGCGCGGCAGCGGTGGAGCTGATAAAGCAGGCCGTTGAAGCACCTGGAGTAAATGTTTTCGGGGAGCTGCTGGATATGCCGAACATAAAAGAATTGGAGAACGGACCGTACGCCGAGTATTGGAACACATTGAACCTCTTCGCCTATGGCACGTACAAGCAGTACTTGGCGAACAAAGATAAACTGTTCCACCTCACACCCGTTCAGAAAAAGAAGCTCCAGCATTTGACGATAGTCACGCTAGCCACGAAATCAAAGTGCATACCTTACTCCGTTCTGCTAGAAGAGCTTGACTTGAAGAATGTCAGAGACCTGGAGGATCTGATAATCGAGGCTGTTTACGCCGATATTATCCATGGTAAATTGGACCAGAAGAATTCACAGCTAGAAGTTGACTATGCTGGATTAGGTCGGGATGTCAGACCCGGTGATACCGGCGCCGTTGCAGAAATCTTGACTGCCTGGGGTGAGGCCTGCGACACGGTACTGAACTGCATTGAGCAGCAGGTGCTTAGGGCCAacagtgaaaaacaaaaggcaACACAACACCAAGAAAAACTTAAGCAGGAG ATCCAAGCCGTAAGAAAATCAATCACAGCTCATACAGTACGCGGGGTTGTCCAGGAGGCAGATGTCGCTGGTGGCGGGATCGAATCTGGATCGGGAGGAAGCGAAACGAGCCGAGAAGCCGTGCCTGTTCCACCAGATActaaaaagaaacaacaaaaaccAAAAGGTATTCGAGGCAGTG GTCACTAA
- the LOC124176549 gene encoding COP9 signalosome complex subunit 7b isoform X5, whose protein sequence is MLASHAGTTEYMLTRVVFAQCFRLYCQLTAVGLVVVFQMTNENPSKGLAMTGASVTEKTSTNNPLEQFVLLAKTAKGAAAVELIKQAVEAPGVNVFGELLDMPNIKELENGPYAEYWNTLNLFAYGTYKQYLANKDKLFHLTPVQKKKLQHLTIVTLATKSKCIPYSVLLEELDLKNVRDLEDLIIEAVYADIIHGKLDQKNSQLEVDYAGLGRDVRPGDTGAVAEILTAWGEACDTVLNCIEQQVLRANSEKQKATQHQEKLKQEIQAVRKSITAHTVRGVVQEADVAGGGIESGSGGSETSREAVPVPPDTKKKQQKPKGH, encoded by the exons ATGTTAGCTAGCCATGCCGGAACTACAGAATACATGCTGACACGAGTTGTTTTCGCCCAGTGTTTTCGCCTTTATTGCCAGTTAACGGCTGTGGGCTTAGTGGTTGTGTTTCAAATGACAAATGAAAATCCGTCAAAGGG aTTAGCGATGACGGGTGCGAGTGTAACTGAAAAAACATCCACCAACAACCCCTTGGAGCAGTTTGTCCTTCTGGCTAAAACTGCTAAAGGCGCGGCAGCGGTGGAGCTGATAAAGCAGGCCGTTGAAGCACCTGGAGTAAATGTTTTCGGGGAGCTGCTGGATATGCCGAACATAAAAGAATTGGAGAACGGACCGTACGCCGAGTATTGGAACACATTGAACCTCTTCGCCTATGGCACGTACAAGCAGTACTTGGCGAACAAAGATAAACTGTTCCACCTCACACCCGTTCAGAAAAAGAAGCTCCAGCATTTGACGATAGTCACGCTAGCCACGAAATCAAAGTGCATACCTTACTCCGTTCTGCTAGAAGAGCTTGACTTGAAGAATGTCAGAGACCTGGAGGATCTGATAATCGAGGCTGTTTACGCCGATATTATCCATGGTAAATTGGACCAGAAGAATTCACAGCTAGAAGTTGACTATGCTGGATTAGGTCGGGATGTCAGACCCGGTGATACCGGCGCCGTTGCAGAAATCTTGACTGCCTGGGGTGAGGCCTGCGACACGGTACTGAACTGCATTGAGCAGCAGGTGCTTAGGGCCAacagtgaaaaacaaaaggcaACACAACACCAAGAAAAACTTAAGCAGGAG ATCCAAGCCGTAAGAAAATCAATCACAGCTCATACAGTACGCGGGGTTGTCCAGGAGGCAGATGTCGCTGGTGGCGGGATCGAATCTGGATCGGGAGGAAGCGAAACGAGCCGAGAAGCCGTGCCTGTTCCACCAGATActaaaaagaaacaacaaaaaccAAAAG GTCACTAA